The genomic region ttatttttattttgctatttcttttccctcttaaacccagCCATGATCAAATTGTGaattctatttgttttctttatggCATTGAACTTTTGATCTTAAAAGGAGGACCCCTTCATGCTCATTCAAGTTCTGAGACTTATATTGTTTGCTAAGGCATTTGTTTAGCTTAGACACTACTCCTCCAACTTGAGATTTGAAAATCATGGCACTTGAGTGTTACTGTCTAAAGAAGACTTTGAGCTTTCGCTTGTACTCCTAAGACttgatttacaaaataaatacttacatgaatataaAGAATGCAATTTTCTGGCATTAATCAAATTCACTTATAAAGACTTATTTTAAGAACTGATCCCCATACCCCATATGTATTACAAACTAGGCAGCTCCATCTTCCATCCCTGATCTGAGCTCTGGCAATGTCCaagtttattttcttatttcactGATATTTGGTATGGGTAGTTAGCAAATGTTGctcaaatttaaataaatttattttttctttgacccgtACTAAATGTAACATAATTCCATTGAGGGTTTCATTCAGATCCATGACCAGGTCAGTGTTTCAGTGATAGTATTTGATGTTGATGCTTATAGTCATAATAtctcatatttaatatttctaatcACTGTAAAGATTTGGACCATATCTTAATCTACAAAGATAGTAGATTAAGAGTTGAAAGGAAACCTGGGGTCTAtccagtgagaaaactgaagactgGAGATGAGAAATGTCTTGGAAACAGTCATACTTTAACAGATGGTTGATAGGGGAATCAGACTCAGGTCTTTAATCTCTGAATCCATCACTTTTGCTACTGTATTTTATTATACAAGgaggttatatacatatatacatacatacatacatatatgtatatatgcatatacatataaatatgtgtatatatacacacacatatatatgtataatatatacacacaaatatatatgaaaatgtgtatatacacacatctatacatattgttatatatacatgcatacataaatacatgtatatatctatagacataCATTATATCTAGTGCTTTGCacttaaaatgagaaagaaaatctagatattattattacttcttcTGTGAAGTGACAATTCACTTTACTGAATGGTTTTAATAACTGGTCCCCAAACAATTGACAGATATGTAAATGATCAGTCTAACAGTTCATATTAATTAGACAAGTAAGGAAATTCTGGTATTCTATTCATCTTAAGGAGCAAAAAATATGGTTGATTTAGTCAAGTGTGCTGAATTAATCATACACAATAGAAAAGGGTACAGTAAATTTCAGTGGTCACACCAGGGATTATGCTTTGGTTGGTCCTGTTCTAATAGTCATTAGTCAATAGCCCCAAAATGGAGTTTATAGAAGTGAAGAAGTTCACTATTCCAGCTTATGTTAAGATGATTGAAGCTTATTTATGCATAATCAACAAATAGCACTTCTAATCAATGCCAAGGCAAAAACATGGGACTGCTCCTTTTCATACATGCATTTTACTTTGTTTAGAAAGACTTTATATGTGCTCTTTCCTGGTTAAATAGTGTTGTGGGGCAGGGAGGGCACAAAATTGAGTTTTCAGTACTCATGTCAATCAAGGAGGATCTATCAAAACAATTACATATGCTCCCCATGTGAATTGTTTTCGGTTAATTGGGAAAATTGATGGTTTTTCAATATGATTCTccagaaattgagaggatataTATGGAGTGTAGGCTTTTACTGACCTCAGAATCAGATGAACTAAGGCACGAAGTGGTTAAGGTACCTCTCCAGGACCATAGAAACAGTGAGCCATGGAACTTGGGGTTAATATCATGATTTCTGATTTCTGGTTTTGGTATCCATCTGTAATCTTtggctttttttcctcctgccaTGATGGCATAGAATACTCTAAGAATTTCTATCTCACTTTCAGCCATCTTAATCACTTTGTCATCCAGGTAGCTTCCTTGAATTTATAAAAGACTAAGAATTTTTTAAACACCAACTATGTGCAATGCATTCCTCTAGGTTCTGGGATACCACGATATAACATCAATCCTGCTTTCAAGGTACTTTATGGCCTAATAGTGTTTTGGGTGGGGATGCGGAAATGAAAGCAAGCACATATTTATAATACCAGTGGAGGGTGAGCTACGTGTAAAAGAGAGGATCAAAGTAATACAAGAAATCTGAGGGGAGAAGTGATCACTTCCATGTGTAGTATTCTGGGAACACTTCATGGTAGAGATGGTATCTAAATTGGCTGTCTTTAGGGTTTAATATTTTTGGAATGTTGTAAACAGATGAAAGTGGTCATTTAAAAGTATTTCTAAGTATGTAGCTTGTTACTCCCTTTATTccaaatttcaaataatttttaaattttgtaaacaTTTTTCAATAGCTGAATTTCCTTAACTGCACAACAGTGTTTAATCTGAAGAAAAGACTTTTGAATGTTATGGTAACTGTCATCAAGTGTTTGAATGGTTTTCATAAggaaaaaggattttattttattgagtttGGTTCTAGAAGTGATAACAATAGGTGAGTTTTGTGGAGAGGCACATTTTGGCTCACTGCCAAAAAATGTTCCCAATTTCTGAAGCTACCAAAAACTGCAACTAAAATCCTTGAGAGATATTGGGTTCCTCTCCATTAAACTTCTTTATGCAGATTTTAAATGACTACTTGTCAATGATGTTGTGGGGAATTCATTCATGAATGGGATGGAGTGGTTAAGAGTGGTAACACCTTCTaaaactgagattctgtgattttatgatagTGACATGCCCATAAATATATGGCTGATGAGTGAGAtacagaattcaaatctggttccTTTGTTTCAAAAACCACTAGTGGAATCTGCTTTCTTTTTACAGCACATATTATAAACTACAAAAATCAGTTCATCTCTTAAATTAGGAGTATAGTACATGGACTCTAAAATTCAtttcacttctaaatctatgcttgTATGACCTCATCAGCTTAAAGATATTAGGGTAAAGTCCAGTCTAAATTGGGGATATATTTAATTacataatatttaaaagaaacaaatttttattaaagcCATAATATCTTGGAATTGGAGGGTAACTCAAATGACATCCAGTGATTCCCTTTTATGAGCTGTGAATATCATCTacttttttatcatttcctttcctttccttcttatctACATTGACCCACATGCAAGACCCCTACTAGGCTAACAAAATGTTGGCAAGGAGAGGTCTTGCCAAAACAGTTGAAAAGAACAGATAAAAATTACATGGAAATTAGCATGCAATAAGGTACTTtctgtttcatttattaatttcatttactTGGTTTTTTGGTATCTAGGTATGTAAAGAAGTGCTGTGATGAAAGTTTTAAccagtttgttttctttaaatagtTTAAGTATACTCTACATAGATTTATTTAACATATCATTTTTCTTGACAACTGCAATTTATATCTATACAAAGGTAAGTTTTAGAACAGCATCTATCTGAATTATCAGAAATTCTAAATCAGTGATGTGAATTGATGAAGTATCAGTATGTGTCTTGGTATAGCTATAACACGCCAGGATGTTCCTCTGAATGGCAAGGGAATGCATATGTACTTCctatgaaagaaaatgaagtaactctgtgtgtgtgtgtgtacatgtgtgtactgAGCAAGGTACTAAAGAAGGTATAAGCCAACCTCTTAGCCAAGGGATTTTGTCTTATGATTTTGTCTCACATTTTCACTTGTAAAATTAAACCTATgctattattctaattttttttccaatttcccaCAGAAAACTCCTAAGCCAATCTTGAATTTTGAGATCATGGACCAAGCAAATTATTCAGGAGTGTCCGAGTTTATCTTGTTGGGGCTTTCTGAGTCCTCAGAGCTCCAATTTTTCTACTTTGTGTTTTTTACCATGTTTTATATGGCTATTTTGCTGGGTAATTTCCTCATTGTTCTCACAGTGATCTCTGAACCTGCCCTGCACACTCCTATGTACTTCCTACTCAGCAACCTCTCCTTCATTGATGTGTGCCTGTCTTCTTTTGCCACTCCAAAGATGATTGCAGACTTTCTTTCAGAACACAAAAGCATTTCCTTCAATGGCTGCATGACCCAGATATTctttctccatgtctttgctgGTGGTGAGATGGTGTTGCTTGCAGTCATGGCATATGACAGATATGTGGCTATTTGCAAACCTCTATACTATGCAACCATTATGAGTTTGCAGAAATGTATAGTCTTAGTTGTAGCTTCATGGGTCATTGGAATCCTGCACTCCTTGAGCCAGCTGGCCTTCACTGTGAACCTACCCTTTTGTGGCCCCAATGAAGTAGACAGCTTTTTCTGTGACCTTCCTTTGGTAATCAAACTTGCCTGTGTGGATACATATATTCTAGAGATAATGATGCTCTCTGACAGTGGACTGATGGCCATGACCTCCTTTATACTGCTGCTGATTTCCTATATTGTCATATTGGTCACTGTGCGGCGACACTCATCAGCTGGCACAGCTAAGGCACGTGCCACCTTGACAGCTCACATTACTGTTGTAACACTGTTCTTTGGACCCTGCATCTTTATCTATGCATGGCCATTTGGAAATTTTCCAGTAGATAAAGTCCTCTCTGTATTTTACACAGTCTTCACCCCTCTCTTAAACCCCATCATCTATACCTTGAGAAACAAAGAGATGAAATCAGCCATGCAGAAACTGAGAGGCCAACTCATGAATGCCAGACAGTTTTCATAGTTGTCATTGGCAATGAGGGCCCCTCAAAACTAGAGCCCAT from Trichosurus vulpecula isolate mTriVul1 chromosome 8, mTriVul1.pri, whole genome shotgun sequence harbors:
- the LOC118828925 gene encoding olfactory receptor 4K15-like — translated: MDQANYSGVSEFILLGLSESSELQFFYFVFFTMFYMAILLGNFLIVLTVISEPALHTPMYFLLSNLSFIDVCLSSFATPKMIADFLSEHKSISFNGCMTQIFFLHVFAGGEMVLLAVMAYDRYVAICKPLYYATIMSLQKCIVLVVASWVIGILHSLSQLAFTVNLPFCGPNEVDSFFCDLPLVIKLACVDTYILEIMMLSDSGLMAMTSFILLLISYIVILVTVRRHSSAGTAKARATLTAHITVVTLFFGPCIFIYAWPFGNFPVDKVLSVFYTVFTPLLNPIIYTLRNKEMKSAMQKLRGQLMNARQFS